Genomic segment of Terriglobales bacterium:
AAGTCCTCCGCTCAACGCATCTACAACCGCCTGCGTGGATTCCAGCCGTGGCCGGGTTCCTATACGATCCTGAAGGGCAAGAAGCTGGGAATTACTTCCGCCAAAGTGCATTCCTATTCTGGAACTCAGACTCCGGGCGAGCTACTCGTCGATCAGGACCAACTGTTCGTCGTCTGCGGAGAGAACAGCGCCCTGCAACTGCTCGAAGTTCAGCCTGAAGGCAAGCGCCGTATGACAGCTGCCGATTTCGTCCGCGGCTATCGTCCACAAGCCGGCGAAAAGTTGGGAGCGTGAGCCAGTGCCGTCACCGGCGCGCATCTCGCCGGCGCGCACTGCCGCATTTGACGTGCTTCTACGCGTCGAAACCCATGATTCCTATGCAGCGGAGCTGCTGCATTCCAACTTACTCGCTCGTCTAAACAGCTCCGATCGCGGTCTCGCGACGGAACTTGTTATGGGAGTCCTGCGCTGGCAGCAGAAGCTCGATCAAGTAGTCGAGGCCACGGCGGGCAAGTCCGTAGGGAAGTTCGATGTTGAAGTGAAGCTCGCCCTTCGGCTCGGGGCCTATCAACTGCTTTATCTGGACCGCATTCCTTCGCGAGCGGCTGTGAACGAAAGCGTGGAGCTCGTGAAGCAGCACGGCAAGCGCTCCGCAGCTCCTCTGACCAATGCTGTCCTGCGCAAACTTTCCAAAGAGACTCTCGGCTCATCGCAGCAGCAGCCGGGCAGGGATCTCGCTACTATTTATTCGCATCCCGCGTGGCTGGTAGAGCGCTGGACAAAGATCTATGGCGAGGAGGCCACCCGCGCGATCTGCGAGCAGAATCAGAAGCGTCCGCAAACCACAATTCGCACCACGTCTCCCGCAGTGATCGAAGAACTTTCCCGCGACGGCATCTCGCTTGAACCAGCAACGCTGATCAATGCCGCCTGGCATGTGACGACGGGAGATGTAACCCAAACGCGCGCCTACCATGAGCGGCGACTGGCCATACGAGACGAGGCTTCACAACTCGTCGCGCTGCTCGCTCAGGGAAAGACAATTCTGGACTGTTGCGCTGCTCCGGGCGGCAAGAGTGCAATCGCTGCAGAACAAAATCCGCCTGCCTTGGTGGTCTCCATGGATTTGCATCTTCATCGCGTCCGCCTCATGCGCACACTCACCGGTCTAGCTGCCATCCTCGCAGCCGACGCTCGCCAGCTTCCATTCAACCGACAGTTCGATTGCATCATCGCCGATCTGCCGTGCACCGGAACGGG
This window contains:
- the rsmB gene encoding 16S rRNA (cytosine(967)-C(5))-methyltransferase RsmB; translated protein: MPSPARISPARTAAFDVLLRVETHDSYAAELLHSNLLARLNSSDRGLATELVMGVLRWQQKLDQVVEATAGKSVGKFDVEVKLALRLGAYQLLYLDRIPSRAAVNESVELVKQHGKRSAAPLTNAVLRKLSKETLGSSQQQPGRDLATIYSHPAWLVERWTKIYGEEATRAICEQNQKRPQTTIRTTSPAVIEELSRDGISLEPATLINAAWHVTTGDVTQTRAYHERRLAIRDEASQLVALLAQGKTILDCCAAPGGKSAIAAEQNPPALVVSMDLHLHRVRLMRTLTGLAAILAADARQLPFNRQFDCIIADLPCTGTGTLARNPEIKWRLKPEDLPRLGQLQFEILSSAAKSAKTIVYSTCSLEPEEGEEVISRFLAEHTAFRPIPVQTRLEQLSQEGLIRADAISAIVKVDFLRTVPGIHPCDGFFAAILEQA